In the genome of Aspergillus flavus chromosome 8, complete sequence, one region contains:
- a CDS encoding putative phosphatidylserine decarboxylase, protein MTYKWTWSAILRTLLLLLCVRDAVGGSEIPRLHRAQRPGLWLPKDYRIQQEWTKKIARDTIANPKPLHPAVQDLKDLIEGDSRIYLLANGMYDDIPANFTDPSGQPVVRSYTDMLSIMNHLLTIAPPWSEHENQVGLVGLPMHALLDWPMGTFHGHGFFLDPAVNAILKRVLDVWKDYLQSPASAEVLNNSTTGWFSPAAIKQLTAVANVDGSSYAFDELFVCDPSEKHYNFTSWDGFFTRAFRSERRPVAEPHNDSVIANVCESLPFAIAQNVKRRDRFWVKGQPYSVEDMLGKDELSEHFVGGTIYQAYLSSLSYHRWHAPVTGTIVKVAKFNGTYFSEPLFASMEIYGAWPKAPRYSQGYLSAVAARAVIYIQADNPAIGLMAVVEVGMSEVSSCEVTVKEGQRVVKGDEMGMFHFGGSTHCLLFGKGVKVSGFPEPGSRTDNVPVRSRLAVVEEL, encoded by the exons ATGACATATAAATGGACGTGGTCTGCAATTCTTCGAACCCTGCTGCTCCTATTATGTGTTAGGGATGCTGTGGGCGGATCTGAGATCCCACGTCTCCATCGGGCACAGAG ACCAGGTCTCTGGCTCCCGAAAGACTACCGCATCCAACAAGAATGGACCAAAAAGATAGCCAGAGACACAATAGCGAATCCCAAACCACTCCACCCCGCTGTCCAAGATCTGAAGGACTTGATAGAGGGCGACTCGCGGATCTATCTCCTCGCCAATGGAATGTACGACGATATACCAGCGAACTTCACTGATCCCAGCGGCCAGCCCGTGGTGCGCAGCTACACGGACATGCTAAGTATCATGAACCATCTACTCACCATCGCGCCGCCATGGAGCGAACACGAGAACCAGGTCGGACTGGTCGGACTACCCATGCATGCGCTGCTAGACTGGCCAATGGGGACGTTTCACGGCCATGGGTTCTTCCTCGACCCTGCGGTCAATGCCATCCTGAAACGCGTCTTGGATGTCTGGAAGGATTATCTCCAGTCCCCCGCATCAGCGGAGGTTCTTAATAATTCGACCACAGGATGGTTCAGTCCAGCAGCTATTAAACAGCTCACTGCTGTTGCGAATGTGGACGGGTCATCATACGCATTCGATGAGCTCTTCGTCTGCGATCCGAGCGAGAAACATTACAACTTCACATCCTGGGATGGGTTCTTCACACGAGCGTTCCGATCAGAGCGACGCCCAGTCGCCGAGCCTCACAATGACTCGGTGATCGCAAACGTATGTGAATCACTACCATTCGCAATAGCCCAGAATGTCAAACGACGAGATCGATTCTGGGTGAAAGGTCAACCATACTCGGTCGAGGATATGCTCGGTAAAGACGAACTAAGTGAGCATTTCGTCGGTGGAACAATCTATCAAGCCTATCTCAGTTCCCTGAGCTACCACCGATGGCATGCCCCCGTCACAGGAACCATAGTCAAGGTGGCCAAGTTCAATGGGACTTATTTCTCCGAGCCATTGTTTGCTTCCATGGAGATATATGGGGCCTGGCCGAAAGCGCCGCGGTACTCACAGGGATACCTGTCGGCTGTGGCGGCGAGGGCAGTTATTTATATTCAGGCGGATAACCCGGCTATTGGTCTCATGGCAGTCGTCGAGGTGGGTATGTCAGAAGTGTCGAGCTGTGAGGTTACGGTTAAGGAGGGGCAGAGGGTGGTGAAGGGGGATGAGATGGGGATGTTTCATTTCGGCGGATCGACACACTGTTTGCTCTTTGGAAAGGGCGTTAAAGTGTCGGGATTCCCAGAGCCGGGGTCGAGAACGGATAATGTGCCAGTGCGAAGTCGGTTGGCGGTTGTTGAGGAGCTGTAA